Proteins encoded together in one Allomeiothermus silvanus DSM 9946 window:
- a CDS encoding carbohydrate ABC transporter permease: MRLQRQEQLTGLLFALPYALGMLVLVILPLLAVWVISGTSWSLLDEPRWVGLNNYQQLLHDPSFYHSLTVTVLFTVGILALNLSSALGLAVLLNQKLRGIALFRTIIFSPVVMPVVAWALVWKFLLQPEGPINQILASAGVRGPNWLFEPSLALWLLVVIEVIKAVGLNTVIFLSALQGVPKEMHEAAMLDGATPVQAFFRISLPLISPTMFLVFIVTLIGALKLFTPVFVLTGGGPAGATTTLILFMYKQGFSFFEFGYASTVAVVLFVVVLGLTVLQWNLRKRLVFYEN; the protein is encoded by the coding sequence ATGCGGCTGCAACGCCAGGAACAACTCACCGGACTGCTCTTCGCGCTACCCTACGCCCTGGGAATGCTGGTTTTGGTCATCCTGCCGCTGTTGGCAGTATGGGTGATCTCGGGAACCAGCTGGTCGTTGCTGGACGAGCCCCGCTGGGTAGGATTGAATAACTATCAGCAACTTCTCCATGACCCTAGCTTTTACCACTCGCTCACGGTCACCGTGCTCTTCACCGTGGGCATTCTGGCCCTCAACCTCTCCAGCGCCTTGGGCCTGGCTGTGCTGCTCAACCAGAAACTGCGCGGCATCGCCCTCTTTCGCACGATCATCTTTTCCCCGGTGGTAATGCCGGTGGTGGCCTGGGCGCTGGTCTGGAAGTTCTTACTGCAACCTGAAGGGCCGATCAACCAAATACTGGCTTCTGCCGGAGTTCGGGGGCCCAACTGGCTCTTCGAGCCGTCATTGGCCCTGTGGCTATTAGTGGTGATTGAGGTGATCAAGGCGGTGGGGTTGAACACGGTAATCTTTCTGAGCGCTCTCCAAGGGGTGCCCAAGGAGATGCACGAAGCGGCCATGCTCGACGGTGCTACCCCAGTGCAGGCCTTCTTTCGCATCTCGCTACCGCTCATCTCCCCCACCATGTTCTTGGTGTTTATCGTGACCCTCATCGGGGCCCTGAAGCTCTTCACCCCGGTGTTCGTACTCACCGGGGGCGGCCCTGCTGGGGCCACCACCACCTTGATCCTCTTCATGTACAAGCAGGGCTTCAGCTTCTTCGAGTTCGGCTATGCCTCGACGGTGGCGGTGGTGCTCTTTGTGGTGGTGCTGGGGCTTACCGTCCTCCAGTGGAACCTGCGCAAGCGGTTGGTGTTCTATGAGAACTAA
- a CDS encoding ABC transporter substrate-binding protein, whose translation MKRALLVLAGLLAVGAATAQQKISLRFSTWAGGDGLALLQQLAKEYSDSNPRVNVTVEVTPFADYPRKVAIQVASGDAPDVGWLAERDVPAFLASNALVDLRASLYADRNFDAADFPTSALNLWRKGGGIYGVPFSNSPQVLFYNKDLFAKAGVADPMTQYSRGTWDYAAFQKAAEAIKEKTEAFGARVMRLDPKAWSSGTLAVLWSYGGGVYDDKFKCILDSDGSVRAFTLMHDMMFKSGSMPRPGDQTTFETGRMAMYMDNVSYSAQLRTVDFKWGIAPMPKGPNGRITQLGQAGYVVFAKSKYPKEAIEFLAFLASKDVMARTARFFPPPRKSVLANPAYLSSNPLIPAESLKVALVNQVSSARVFLAPTNWLRANDVITSGLDRLYQPGANLKAVLNDICRQVDALQ comes from the coding sequence ATGAAACGAGCGCTTTTGGTGTTGGCAGGCCTTCTGGCTGTGGGCGCAGCCACGGCTCAGCAGAAAATCAGCCTGCGCTTTTCCACCTGGGCGGGGGGTGACGGGCTGGCTCTATTGCAGCAGCTCGCCAAGGAGTATAGCGACAGCAACCCGCGGGTGAACGTCACCGTCGAGGTTACCCCCTTTGCTGACTACCCCCGCAAGGTGGCAATCCAGGTAGCCTCTGGCGATGCCCCGGATGTAGGCTGGCTGGCTGAGCGGGACGTTCCCGCCTTTCTGGCCAGCAACGCCCTGGTGGACCTGCGGGCTAGCCTCTATGCCGACCGCAACTTCGATGCCGCTGACTTTCCGACTAGCGCGCTGAACCTCTGGCGCAAGGGGGGTGGCATCTACGGAGTGCCTTTTTCCAACTCCCCACAGGTACTTTTTTACAACAAGGACCTCTTCGCCAAGGCGGGGGTGGCGGATCCGATGACCCAGTACTCCCGGGGAACCTGGGATTATGCGGCTTTCCAGAAAGCCGCCGAGGCTATCAAGGAGAAGACCGAGGCCTTTGGCGCTCGCGTCATGCGCCTCGATCCCAAAGCCTGGTCAAGCGGCACCCTAGCGGTGCTATGGTCCTACGGTGGAGGGGTCTACGATGACAAGTTCAAATGCATCCTCGATAGCGACGGCAGCGTGCGGGCTTTTACCCTCATGCACGACATGATGTTCAAAAGCGGCAGCATGCCCCGACCCGGCGACCAGACCACCTTTGAGACCGGCCGCATGGCGATGTACATGGACAACGTGAGCTACTCCGCTCAGCTACGCACGGTGGATTTCAAGTGGGGTATCGCCCCAATGCCTAAAGGCCCTAACGGACGCATCACTCAGCTGGGTCAGGCCGGGTACGTGGTCTTTGCCAAGTCCAAATACCCCAAGGAAGCCATCGAGTTCCTGGCCTTTCTGGCCTCCAAGGACGTGATGGCTCGCACTGCCCGCTTCTTTCCCCCACCCCGCAAGAGTGTCCTCGCCAATCCGGCCTACCTGAGCAGCAACCCGCTCATTCCGGCGGAGAGCCTCAAGGTGGCTCTGGTGAACCAGGTCTCTTCGGCCAGGGTTTTCCTCGCCCCCACCAACTGGCTCCGAGCTAACGACGTAATCACCTCCGGGCTCGATCGCCTCTACCAACCCGGCGCCAACCTCAAGGCCGTTCTCAACGATATCTGCCGCCAGGTGGACGCCCTCCAGTAA
- a CDS encoding transposase family protein encodes MKTASIPSPLPYLAQIPDPREYLKTQHRWQDLLLICLMAVGSGRHNILAVSQWVQDQRRFLLDEVHIRTRRGERKLPGQATLYRLFWSLSKDLQPLQKALLSWAREVLKALGKEGDEPLPVAVDGKHLRGTRCAWRGEEALVFLSALVQGLGLSLGSQAIADGEAAAAQGLVVHMEGLGVDWVLTGDAALCTQELAAVVVEQKGGICSASKGTRQSSRN; translated from the coding sequence ATGAAAACTGCTTCCATTCCCTCTCCGTTGCCATACCTAGCCCAGATACCCGATCCCCGCGAGTACCTGAAGACCCAGCATCGCTGGCAAGACCTGCTGCTGATCTGCTTGATGGCGGTGGGCTCGGGACGGCACAATATCCTGGCCGTCAGCCAGTGGGTGCAAGACCAGCGACGCTTCTTGCTGGACGAGGTCCATATCCGTACCCGCCGGGGTGAGCGCAAACTACCCGGGCAAGCCACCCTCTACCGCCTCTTTTGGTCCTTGAGCAAGGACCTACAACCCTTGCAAAAGGCCTTACTATCCTGGGCTCGGGAGGTACTCAAGGCCCTGGGCAAGGAGGGCGATGAACCCTTGCCCGTAGCCGTGGACGGTAAACACCTCCGGGGCACCCGGTGTGCTTGGCGAGGGGAAGAGGCGCTGGTCTTTTTGTCGGCGTTGGTTCAGGGGCTGGGGCTCTCCTTGGGGAGCCAGGCGATTGCCGACGGTGAGGCAGCGGCGGCGCAGGGACTGGTGGTACACATGGAGGGGCTGGGGGTGGACTGGGTACTGACGGGGGATGCGGCCTTGTGCACCCAGGAGTTGGCGGCAGTGGTGGTGGAGCAAAAGGGGGGTATCTGTTCAGCGTCAAAGGGAACCAGGCAGAGCTCAAGGAACTGA
- a CDS encoding DDE transposase family protein: MHPGVGGSGGGAKGGYLFSVKGNQAELKELIQWAFANYQATDHYIQHQVRGGEVWIWHLEGLPLPEGVSGWRGSRMALRMRRRVVRKNSGELREETAYALTSLQAPAKRLYALWRGHWEVENRLHHKRDTVLGEDASRSRKGAAGLMYLRDVILNLLHLKRWPVLRSVRKFSADPKVLLRLIRGL, from the coding sequence GTGCACCCAGGAGTTGGCGGCAGTGGTGGTGGAGCAAAAGGGGGGTATCTGTTCAGCGTCAAAGGGAACCAGGCAGAGCTCAAGGAACTGATCCAGTGGGCCTTTGCCAACTACCAGGCGACCGACCACTACATCCAGCACCAGGTTCGGGGTGGAGAGGTCTGGATATGGCACCTGGAAGGGCTCCCCCTGCCGGAGGGGGTGAGCGGCTGGCGGGGCTCGCGGATGGCCTTGCGGATGCGACGGCGGGTGGTGCGCAAGAATAGCGGGGAGCTACGGGAGGAGACCGCCTATGCCCTGACCAGCCTACAGGCCCCGGCCAAGCGGCTGTATGCCCTGTGGCGGGGACACTGGGAGGTAGAGAATCGCTTACACCATAAACGAGACACGGTGTTGGGAGAAGATGCCTCCCGCAGCCGCAAGGGGGCGGCGGGGCTGATGTACCTACGGGATGTGATCCTGAACCTCCTGCATCTCAAAAGGTGGCCGGTGTTGCGCTCGGTTAGAAAGTTCTCGGCTGATCCCAAAGTTCTGCTGAGGCTAATCCGAGGGTTGTGA
- a CDS encoding amino acid ABC transporter substrate-binding protein yields the protein MIKAWRKPLLLVAVVAYVLTGMGLAQQSRLDVVKGRGKLVCGVNARLPGFGFLDEKTGKATGFDVDFCRAVAAALFDDPEKVEYVPLDARVRFQAVQNGEVDVAFRNTTVTSSRDGAVGVDFLPVTFYDGQGVMVKKGKASSLRELEGATFCTTQGTTNEKNISDYIRSRRWRNTRLLTFEDGQKVFAALLEGRCDAFTADKSQLVGYRGTASNPDDLLILRETISKEPLAGMVRENDSRWRDALTWIVYATIQAEEFGITVKNLDQQTKSDVPEVRRFLGLEGTLGKDLGLPPDFAVRIVRHVGNYGEIYDRYFGPKSAFAIPRAGTLNALYNKGGLLYSPPFR from the coding sequence GTGATAAAAGCCTGGCGCAAACCGCTCTTGCTGGTAGCAGTTGTGGCGTATGTGTTGACGGGAATGGGGCTGGCACAACAATCACGGCTCGACGTGGTCAAGGGGCGGGGAAAGCTGGTCTGCGGCGTCAACGCGCGCCTGCCTGGCTTTGGCTTTCTCGACGAGAAGACGGGAAAGGCAACGGGGTTCGACGTGGACTTCTGCCGCGCGGTGGCGGCGGCCCTCTTCGATGATCCGGAAAAGGTGGAGTATGTGCCCTTGGACGCTCGGGTTCGCTTTCAAGCCGTACAGAACGGCGAAGTGGACGTGGCTTTCCGCAACACCACCGTCACCTCCAGCCGGGATGGTGCCGTAGGGGTGGACTTTTTGCCGGTGACCTTCTACGACGGGCAGGGCGTGATGGTGAAGAAGGGCAAGGCCAGCAGCCTGCGTGAACTCGAGGGCGCCACCTTCTGCACTACGCAGGGGACTACCAACGAGAAGAATATCAGCGATTACATCCGCTCCCGGCGCTGGCGCAACACCCGACTGCTGACCTTTGAGGATGGCCAGAAGGTGTTTGCCGCTTTGCTGGAAGGGCGCTGCGACGCTTTCACCGCGGACAAGAGCCAACTCGTCGGCTATCGCGGCACCGCCTCCAATCCCGACGACCTGCTCATCTTGCGCGAGACCATAAGCAAGGAACCGCTCGCTGGCATGGTGCGCGAGAACGACTCGCGCTGGCGTGACGCCTTGACCTGGATTGTCTATGCCACTATTCAAGCGGAGGAGTTCGGCATAACCGTGAAGAACCTCGACCAGCAGACAAAAAGCGACGTACCCGAGGTGCGGCGCTTCTTAGGGCTCGAGGGCACCCTGGGTAAGGATCTGGGCTTGCCCCCCGACTTTGCTGTGAGGATTGTGCGCCATGTGGGCAACTACGGTGAGATCTACGACCGGTATTTCGGTCCCAAGAGTGCCTTCGCGATCCCTCGCGCAGGAACGCTGAACGCCTTATATAACAAAGGCGGGCTTCTCTACAGCCCTCCCTTCCGCTAA
- a CDS encoding amino acid ABC transporter permease, translated as MRVLRDLKVIELLLQTLALGFTLAVLLFLIGTARARMQAQGIPFSFGFLQQEAGFSLSEGITWVPGEGLRPYGPTDTYTQAFLAGFLNTLRVVVGGLVLATLLGFVVGIARLSSHPLARGLALAYVELVRNTPLLLQLFVWYFAVLLKLPPVEQALRLFGAVLSKQGLFLPWPRLSSVWGEFQAFFWGGVLLLAVGLALRRGWYGMVAMALVWGAGVVLGGLPLVVEFPVRTSFGLRGGLELSPEFAALLFGLVVYTASFIAEIVRGAVLAVPRGQWEAARALGLSAPQVLRWIILPQAIRIVLPPLANQYLNLTKNSSLAVAVGFPDLFSVYNTIANQSGRSLEGIVIVMGVYLVVSLSISALVNLYNRRVALRWGV; from the coding sequence ATGCGCGTCCTGCGTGACCTGAAGGTTATCGAGCTGCTGCTGCAAACCCTGGCACTGGGTTTTACCCTAGCGGTACTGCTCTTCCTGATCGGTACCGCCAGGGCCCGGATGCAGGCCCAGGGGATCCCTTTTAGCTTTGGATTCCTTCAGCAAGAAGCGGGATTTAGCCTCTCCGAGGGGATCACCTGGGTGCCGGGCGAAGGGCTGCGTCCGTATGGACCCACCGACACCTACACCCAGGCTTTTTTGGCTGGCTTCCTCAACACCCTGCGGGTGGTCGTGGGGGGATTGGTGCTGGCTACCTTGCTGGGTTTTGTGGTAGGAATAGCCCGGCTGTCCAGCCACCCGCTGGCCCGGGGGCTGGCCCTGGCCTATGTGGAGTTGGTGCGCAACACCCCCCTATTGCTTCAGCTGTTCGTGTGGTATTTTGCTGTGCTACTGAAGTTGCCGCCCGTCGAGCAGGCGCTGCGTCTGTTTGGGGCCGTATTGTCCAAACAGGGGTTGTTCCTACCCTGGCCGAGGCTCAGCTCCGTTTGGGGAGAGTTTCAGGCATTTTTTTGGGGAGGGGTGCTGCTTCTGGCGGTAGGACTGGCGCTGCGCCGGGGGTGGTACGGCATGGTGGCGATGGCGCTGGTTTGGGGTGCCGGTGTTGTGCTGGGGGGCCTGCCGTTGGTCGTGGAGTTTCCGGTGCGGACCTCTTTTGGCCTGCGCGGCGGCCTTGAGCTATCGCCTGAGTTTGCCGCGCTCTTGTTCGGATTGGTGGTATACACGGCGAGCTTTATCGCCGAGATTGTGCGTGGGGCGGTGCTGGCGGTCCCGAGGGGCCAATGGGAGGCGGCGCGGGCCTTGGGTCTGTCTGCACCCCAAGTGCTGCGGTGGATCATCTTACCTCAGGCCATACGAATCGTCCTCCCCCCCCTGGCCAACCAATACCTAAACCTCACCAAAAACTCCTCCTTAGCCGTAGCGGTAGGCTTCCCCGATCTGTTTTCGGTGTACAACACCATAGCCAACCAGTCGGGGCGCAGCCTCGAGGGGATTGTGATCGTGATGGGTGTGTACTTGGTGGTCAGTCTGAGCATCAGCGCTCTGGTCAACCTCTATAACCGCCGGGTGGCCTTGCGATGGGGCGTATGA
- a CDS encoding amino acid ABC transporter permease gives MNSLRSLFATPASALLSLLLGALALWIFLGLARWALFDARWEVIYNNAQLFFLGRLPPEMAWRGWGLLAAEALLLGLGMGHLGARLGPAGLALLVLAAVVVGVVLFPHSLALPALLLAGAYALGNLARRWGLALGLTAIGVGVVLLLPIPIQLWSGLMLSVLLAVSSMVLAFPLGLALALAKAGRLPLLRALATGYVELVRGVPLVSVLFLAFVTLPLFLPEGFRPPQVLRAIVGFTLFAAAYLAENVRGGLQAVPQGQREAAYALGLNGFHTAYYVVLPQALRAVIPAIVGQFIALFKDTSLVVLIGLLDLLGMAQAVLANPLYLHREREVYLFLALVYLAVSGTFSYLGRLIERRLGVGSR, from the coding sequence ATGAACTCTCTTCGCTCGCTGTTTGCCACCCCTGCAAGTGCGTTGCTCAGCTTGTTGCTGGGAGCGCTCGCGCTGTGGATTTTCCTGGGGCTCGCCCGCTGGGCTTTGTTCGACGCCCGCTGGGAGGTGATCTACAACAACGCGCAGCTGTTTTTCCTCGGCCGTCTCCCACCGGAGATGGCTTGGCGCGGTTGGGGGTTGCTGGCCGCAGAGGCGTTGCTCCTGGGTTTGGGCATGGGACATCTGGGAGCTCGCTTGGGCCCCGCGGGTCTGGCGCTCCTGGTTTTGGCGGCCGTCGTCGTAGGGGTGGTGCTGTTTCCCCACTCTCTAGCCCTGCCCGCGCTGCTACTGGCGGGGGCTTATGCGCTGGGCAATCTCGCTCGGCGTTGGGGCTTGGCGTTGGGGTTGACGGCCATAGGGGTAGGGGTGGTGCTGCTGCTGCCGATTCCTATCCAGCTTTGGAGCGGCTTGATGCTCTCGGTTTTGCTGGCGGTGAGCAGCATGGTGCTGGCTTTCCCCCTGGGCTTGGCGCTGGCCTTGGCCAAAGCTGGCCGTCTGCCCCTGCTGCGTGCCTTGGCGACGGGTTACGTTGAGCTTGTTCGAGGAGTTCCGCTGGTTTCCGTGCTATTTTTGGCTTTTGTTACCCTACCTTTGTTTTTACCCGAGGGCTTTCGTCCTCCCCAGGTGCTGCGGGCCATCGTCGGTTTTACCCTCTTCGCTGCCGCCTATCTGGCCGAGAATGTGCGCGGTGGGTTGCAGGCAGTGCCTCAGGGGCAGCGGGAGGCGGCGTACGCCCTAGGGCTCAACGGTTTTCACACCGCCTACTACGTCGTGCTCCCCCAGGCGCTGCGGGCGGTGATCCCGGCGATCGTGGGGCAGTTCATCGCGCTTTTCAAGGACACTTCGCTGGTGGTGTTGATCGGGCTATTGGACCTGTTGGGTATGGCGCAGGCCGTGCTGGCCAACCCGCTTTACCTGCACCGTGAACGGGAGGTTTACCTGTTCCTTGCGCTGGTCTACCTGGCGGTTTCGGGTACTTTTTCCTACCTCGGTCGCCTGATCGAGCGACGCCTGGGCGTTGGGAGCCGCTGA
- a CDS encoding amino acid ABC transporter ATP-binding protein → MQIIQVHDLHKWFGKLHVLRGINLSVARGEKVVVIGPSGSGKSTLIRCINRLEEFQQGRIIVDGIPLDQDLRHIDQVRREVGMVFQQFNLFPHMTVLQNAALAPQKVRRWPREQAERKAMELLERVGIADQAHKYPGQLSGGQQQRVAIARALAMEPKIMLFDEPTSALDPEMVGEVLDVMRDLAESGMTMVVVTHEMAFAKEVADRVIFMDQGEILEEGPPRQIFEQPHHQRTKTFLQRVLQH, encoded by the coding sequence TTGCAGATAATCCAGGTGCACGACCTTCATAAGTGGTTTGGCAAGCTACACGTGCTGCGGGGCATCAATCTCTCGGTAGCTCGAGGTGAGAAGGTAGTAGTGATTGGTCCTTCAGGTTCAGGTAAGAGTACCCTGATCCGTTGCATTAATCGGCTGGAAGAATTTCAACAGGGCCGTATCATCGTGGACGGAATCCCCCTGGACCAGGATCTGCGACACATTGACCAAGTGCGGCGCGAGGTGGGGATGGTGTTTCAACAGTTCAACCTCTTTCCCCACATGACCGTGCTGCAAAATGCGGCTTTGGCTCCGCAGAAGGTCCGCCGGTGGCCCAGGGAGCAAGCCGAGCGAAAAGCCATGGAGCTGCTCGAGCGGGTGGGCATCGCCGACCAGGCCCACAAGTATCCGGGCCAGCTCTCGGGCGGGCAGCAGCAGCGGGTGGCCATCGCCCGGGCGCTGGCCATGGAGCCCAAGATTATGCTCTTCGATGAACCCACCAGCGCGCTCGACCCGGAGATGGTCGGCGAGGTACTGGACGTGATGCGCGATCTGGCCGAAAGCGGCATGACCATGGTGGTGGTCACCCACGAGATGGCCTTCGCCAAGGAGGTAGCCGACCGGGTTATCTTCATGGATCAGGGGGAGATCCTCGAGGAAGGACCGCCCCGGCAAATCTTCGAACAGCCGCATCACCAGCGAACAAAAACCTTCCTACAACGGGTGCTTCAACACTGA
- a CDS encoding IS701-like element ISMesi2 family transposase, whose protein sequence is MLSQASPKGVMPMNPPKCDDLDYIHFLIAAQRVFTCTEAARCSPKEKSPPAHDAFTRLLQRQPPDTAALWQEAKAFVKLREGLLILDDTTLDKPYARDMDLVSYHWSGKHQRVVRGIALMTLLWTEGQALIPCDFRVYDKPQDGKSKNDHFQTMLQKAKERGFQPEYVLMDSWYASLENLKAIVSFGWRFLTRLKGNRLVNPEGKGNVPIREVEIPGEGRVVHLRGFGFVRVFRTLSKDGEAEYWATNHLGMSEEKRAELERQGWGIEVYHRGLKQCCGVERAQVRKAVSILRHLLLALRAFLRLEVYRLRRGVSWYEAKASIVREAIRSYLAHPLHILQPTA, encoded by the coding sequence GTGCTTAGCCAAGCTTCTCCAAAGGGGGTGATGCCCATGAACCCACCGAAGTGCGATGACCTGGACTACATCCACTTTCTCATCGCCGCTCAGCGGGTCTTCACCTGTACCGAGGCCGCTCGCTGTAGTCCAAAGGAGAAGAGCCCTCCCGCCCATGATGCCTTTACCCGCCTGCTGCAAAGACAGCCGCCCGACACGGCGGCGCTGTGGCAGGAGGCCAAGGCCTTCGTGAAGCTCAGGGAGGGGCTGCTGATCCTGGACGACACCACCCTGGATAAGCCCTACGCTCGGGACATGGATCTGGTGAGTTACCACTGGAGCGGCAAACACCAAAGGGTGGTTAGGGGCATCGCCCTCATGACCCTGCTGTGGACGGAGGGGCAGGCCCTGATCCCCTGCGACTTTCGGGTCTACGACAAGCCCCAGGATGGGAAGAGCAAAAACGACCACTTTCAGACCATGCTCCAGAAAGCGAAGGAGCGGGGGTTTCAGCCGGAATATGTCCTGATGGACAGCTGGTATGCCAGCTTGGAGAACCTCAAGGCCATAGTCAGCTTTGGCTGGCGGTTTCTGACGCGGCTGAAGGGCAACCGCCTGGTCAACCCGGAGGGGAAGGGAAATGTACCCATCCGTGAGGTGGAAATCCCTGGGGAGGGGAGGGTGGTTCATCTTCGGGGTTTTGGGTTCGTGAGGGTGTTCCGAACGCTCTCCAAGGACGGGGAGGCGGAGTACTGGGCCACGAACCATCTGGGGATGAGCGAAGAGAAGCGGGCGGAGTTAGAGCGGCAAGGATGGGGGATCGAAGTGTACCATCGGGGGCTCAAGCAGTGCTGTGGGGTGGAGCGGGCCCAGGTGAGGAAGGCGGTCTCCATCCTGCGGCACCTCCTCCTGGCTTTGCGGGCCTTCCTCCGGCTGGAGGTCTACCGGCTGCGCAGGGGGGTGAGCTGGTACGAGGCCAAGGCGTCCATTGTTCGCGAGGCAATACGAAGTTATCTCGCCCATCCCCTCCACATCCTTCAGCCAACTGCGTAA
- a CDS encoding pyridoxal phosphate-dependent aminotransferase, protein MIDDVLTPIHGGPDSGPEPRYDFSTNANALGPDPFALEAIRAADPSRYPDPRYARLHAELAAYHGVEADQVAVGSGTSELIHRLARWRWLRGPMLILPPTFSEYARAAQPAELPLLQARGPREYLELLPRATLAFLCVPNNPTGEVYDFLEEAARRAGREKVALVLDLAYHPLTQEPPPLPEGVWRLYSPNKAHGLTGVRAAYLLAPHDLTHFRNLAPSWALSVHGEAFLRTVLQPASQGWLEATRQTLWRWRAELAAGLRALGLEVREGRANFLLVRVGQATAVARALRLRGVRVRDGTSFGLPEWLRLSAQAPQARQALLESLQEVLGG, encoded by the coding sequence ATGATCGACGACGTCCTCACCCCCATCCACGGCGGTCCCGACAGCGGCCCCGAGCCCCGCTACGACTTCTCCACCAACGCCAACGCCCTAGGCCCCGACCCCTTTGCCCTGGAGGCCATCCGCGCGGCCGACCCCAGCCGCTACCCCGATCCGCGGTACGCCCGCCTGCACGCCGAGCTGGCTGCCTATCACGGTGTGGAGGCCGATCAGGTGGCGGTGGGTTCAGGAACCAGCGAGCTGATCCACCGCCTCGCCCGCTGGCGCTGGCTCAGGGGTCCCATGCTCATCCTGCCCCCTACCTTTTCCGAGTACGCCCGCGCGGCCCAGCCCGCCGAATTGCCGCTGTTGCAGGCTCGAGGCCCGCGGGAATACCTCGAGCTGTTGCCCCGGGCCACGCTGGCCTTTTTGTGCGTGCCCAACAACCCTACGGGGGAGGTGTATGACTTCCTCGAGGAGGCCGCGCGCCGGGCGGGCCGAGAGAAGGTGGCGCTGGTGTTGGATCTGGCCTATCACCCCCTTACGCAGGAGCCGCCTCCGCTACCCGAGGGCGTCTGGCGGCTGTATAGCCCCAATAAGGCCCACGGCCTCACCGGGGTGCGGGCGGCTTACCTGCTGGCCCCGCACGACCTCACCCACTTCCGCAACCTGGCCCCCTCCTGGGCGCTCTCGGTGCACGGCGAGGCTTTCCTGCGGACGGTGTTGCAACCGGCCTCGCAGGGCTGGCTCGAGGCCACCCGCCAGACCCTGTGGCGCTGGCGGGCCGAGCTCGCCGCGGGCTTGCGGGCGCTGGGCCTGGAGGTGCGCGAGGGAAGGGCCAACTTCCTCCTGGTGCGGGTGGGACAGGCCACTGCCGTGGCGCGGGCCTTGCGCCTTCGGGGGGTGCGGGTGCGCGACGGCACCTCCTTCGGGCTACCCGAGTGGCTCCGGCTCTCGGCCCAGGCCCCCCAGGCCCGGCAGGCGCTACTGGAAAGCTTGCAGGAGGTCCTCGGTGGCTGA
- a CDS encoding histidine phosphatase family protein encodes MADTGGVEIWLVRHGETLWNAQGRITGWSDVPLTERGEAQARALFPLLAAERFDSVVASDLSRAVQTARLAYGEPQRHLWELRELDFGGLEGLPWADLAEPHRVALLAFEGFQAPGGESTARLRSRVYGFFEGLAPGRHLAFTHGGVLRLVLRDFDRDRFLPPCAVVGLDWTARRVLFVWGEEGLDGS; translated from the coding sequence GTGGCTGATACGGGGGGGGTAGAGATCTGGTTGGTGCGCCACGGTGAGACCCTCTGGAACGCCCAGGGCCGGATCACCGGCTGGAGCGATGTACCCCTCACCGAGCGGGGTGAGGCCCAGGCCAGGGCCCTATTCCCCCTTCTCGCTGCCGAGCGCTTCGACAGCGTGGTAGCCTCGGATCTCTCCCGGGCTGTCCAAACCGCTCGGCTGGCCTATGGCGAACCCCAGCGGCACCTGTGGGAGCTGCGCGAGCTGGATTTTGGCGGGCTCGAGGGCTTGCCGTGGGCTGACCTGGCCGAGCCCCACCGGGTGGCCTTGCTGGCCTTCGAGGGGTTTCAGGCTCCCGGGGGGGAGTCCACGGCCCGGCTGCGCTCGAGGGTATACGGCTTCTTTGAGGGGCTAGCGCCGGGGCGGCACCTGGCCTTCACCCACGGCGGGGTGCTGCGCCTGGTGCTGCGGGACTTCGACCGGGACCGCTTCCTGCCGCCCTGCGCGGTGGTGGGGCTGGACTGGACAGCCCGTAGGGTGCTATTCGTGTGGGGTGAGGAGGGTCTGGATGGAAGTTAG
- the cobU gene encoding bifunctional adenosylcobinamide kinase/adenosylcobinamide-phosphate guanylyltransferase, whose amino-acid sequence MEVRLVLVTGGARSGKSAFAQEEARKLGGDGVSFIATAQALDAEMAERIRYHRSERPPGWETLEEPLNVPAALRRARHGVVLLDCLALWVSNLLLREPDPVENSQALCPYVEELLDAWQQTGKRLLVVTNEVGLGIVPENPLARRYRDLLGFANARLAREADAVYLMVAGLPLRLK is encoded by the coding sequence ATGGAAGTTAGGCTGGTCCTGGTCACGGGCGGGGCGCGCTCGGGCAAGAGCGCTTTTGCCCAGGAAGAAGCCCGGAAGTTGGGCGGCGATGGGGTGAGCTTCATCGCCACGGCCCAGGCCCTCGACGCGGAGATGGCCGAGCGCATCCGGTACCACCGCTCTGAGCGCCCCCCAGGGTGGGAGACCCTCGAGGAGCCCCTGAACGTACCCGCTGCCCTGCGCCGGGCTCGCCACGGGGTGGTGCTCTTGGACTGCCTCGCCTTGTGGGTTTCCAACCTGCTCTTGCGCGAGCCGGACCCGGTGGAAAACAGCCAGGCGCTATGCCCCTATGTCGAGGAACTGCTAGATGCGTGGCAACAGACCGGTAAGCGCCTCTTGGTGGTGACCAACGAGGTGGGCCTGGGCATCGTCCCTGAGAACCCCCTGGCCCGACGCTACCGCGACCTTTTGGGCTTTGCCAACGCCCGCCTGGCCCGCGAGGCCGACGCCGTTTACCTGATGGTGGCGGGCCTGCCCCTGAGGTTGAAGTGA